In the Ensifer adhaerens genome, one interval contains:
- a CDS encoding glycerol-3-phosphate dehydrogenase/oxidase produces MNREEIFNGLAESPKVDVCVLGGGINGLSVFRELALQGVNVLLVEKHDYCSGASAALSRMVHGGLRYLENGEFSLVRESLVERDRLLKNAPHYVAPLPTTVPIFDIFSGLANGAVRFLGLTRRPSRRGAVAVKLGLSIYDFLTRKRALMPKHAFRGRRATLSRWPALNPDIKSSATYYDAWVSQPERLGIELLKDGLAAGSHAQALNYAELTLAAPGRYELKDDVTGAVAAIEPGLIINATGGWIDIANGALFPATSKPAPLMGGTKGSHLIIDNAELMDALDGHMIYYENEDGRICILFPYLGKVLVGSTDIRVDDPETVRCEADERDYILQSLAFVLPDIRVRPEEVVFQFSGVRPLPASQDSFTGRIPRDHFCTFVESVEGGPPVLCMIGGKWTTFRSFGEMAADLTLERLGKQRHVSTGERAIGGGQDYPSVRDRWVDDVAAATGLSRERMQVLFVRYGTGARDVADLIAAGADHALPHPDYSARELQYLIRSEAVEHLEDLLLRRTTLAITGELSLDMVDAVLALLAIEKQWSPPRVAVERKRFLALLVERHGVDEETLSVRNEQRSALCETTARSG; encoded by the coding sequence ATGAACCGTGAAGAGATTTTCAACGGGCTCGCCGAGAGCCCGAAGGTGGACGTGTGCGTCCTCGGCGGCGGCATCAACGGCCTCAGCGTCTTTCGCGAGCTGGCGCTGCAAGGCGTCAATGTGTTGCTCGTCGAGAAGCACGACTACTGTTCGGGTGCTAGTGCGGCGCTGTCGCGCATGGTGCATGGCGGCCTTCGCTATCTCGAAAACGGCGAGTTCAGCCTGGTCAGGGAATCGCTGGTCGAGCGTGACCGGCTGCTGAAGAACGCGCCGCACTACGTGGCACCGCTGCCGACCACGGTGCCGATCTTCGATATCTTCTCGGGGCTTGCCAATGGCGCCGTCCGCTTCCTGGGTCTGACGCGCCGCCCGAGCCGCCGCGGCGCTGTCGCAGTCAAGCTGGGGCTCAGCATCTACGATTTCCTGACGCGCAAACGCGCGTTGATGCCGAAGCATGCCTTTCGCGGGCGACGCGCCACGCTTTCCCGCTGGCCGGCGCTCAATCCCGACATCAAGAGTTCCGCCACCTATTACGACGCCTGGGTCAGCCAGCCGGAACGTCTCGGCATCGAGCTGTTGAAGGACGGGCTTGCCGCCGGTTCTCACGCCCAGGCGCTAAACTACGCCGAACTGACGCTGGCCGCACCCGGACGCTACGAACTGAAGGACGATGTCACCGGCGCGGTCGCTGCGATCGAGCCCGGCCTCATCATCAACGCCACCGGCGGCTGGATCGATATCGCCAACGGCGCACTGTTTCCCGCAACGTCGAAGCCGGCCCCGTTGATGGGCGGCACCAAGGGCTCGCATCTGATCATCGACAATGCCGAGCTGATGGACGCGCTCGACGGCCACATGATTTATTACGAGAACGAGGATGGCCGCATCTGCATCCTCTTTCCCTATCTCGGCAAGGTGCTGGTGGGCTCAACGGACATTCGTGTCGATGATCCCGAAACCGTGCGCTGCGAAGCCGACGAGCGCGACTACATCCTGCAGTCGCTCGCCTTCGTTCTGCCAGACATCCGCGTCCGGCCGGAAGAGGTGGTGTTCCAGTTCTCGGGCGTACGGCCGCTGCCGGCGAGCCAGGACAGCTTCACCGGTCGCATCCCGCGCGACCATTTCTGCACCTTCGTGGAGAGTGTTGAGGGCGGTCCGCCGGTGCTCTGCATGATCGGCGGCAAATGGACGACGTTCCGCTCCTTCGGCGAAATGGCGGCCGACCTCACCCTGGAACGGCTCGGAAAACAGCGCCATGTCAGCACTGGAGAACGTGCCATCGGTGGCGGGCAAGACTATCCCTCCGTTCGCGACCGATGGGTCGATGATGTTGCGGCAGCCACCGGGCTTTCGCGGGAGCGCATGCAAGTGCTTTTCGTCCGCTATGGAACGGGCGCCCGAGACGTTGCCGATCTCATCGCCGCCGGCGCTGACCATGCCTTGCCGCATCCGGATTACTCCGCGCGCGAGCTGCAATACCTGATCCGCAGCGAAGCCGTCGAACATCTCGAGGACCTGCTGCTGCGCCGCACGACGCTGGCAATCACCGGCGAGCTCTCGCTCGACATGGTGGATGCGGTGCTCGCCTTGCTTGCCATCGAAAAGCAATGGTCGCCGCCGCGTGTCGCGGTCGAACGTAAGCGATTTCTTGCCCTTCTCGTCGAGCGCCATGGCGTCGACGAGGAAACCCTATCCGTACGGAACGAACAAAGGAGTGCATTATGCGAAACAACAGCAAGGTCCGGATGA
- a CDS encoding class I fructose-bisphosphate aldolase, with the protein MRNNSKVRMNRLFGGGRCLDVAIDHGVCNEPSFLNGLEDMSAVVKALVAAAPDAIQMNFGQADLLQEVPGKDKPALVMRLDMGNPYNRIRHRHMWAVLQNEAEPLIGALAMDTACVVVNLFMLPDEPDLFRQCVANISRVRADCDKYGMPLMIEPLVMQPVTEHGGYMVDGDAEKIVTLTRLAREMGADIVKADPTTNAEDFHRVVEAARCPVLVRGGGKEDLRNVFDKSAALMRQGAMGMVYGRNIYQHANPSAVVRGLMAIIHEDAGGEEAYALYQRG; encoded by the coding sequence ATGCGAAACAACAGCAAGGTCCGGATGAACCGTCTGTTCGGCGGTGGACGTTGCCTCGACGTCGCGATCGATCATGGCGTCTGCAACGAACCATCCTTCCTCAATGGTCTTGAAGACATGTCAGCCGTGGTCAAGGCGCTGGTCGCGGCCGCACCGGATGCGATCCAGATGAATTTTGGCCAGGCGGATCTGTTGCAGGAGGTGCCGGGCAAGGACAAGCCGGCGTTGGTCATGCGTCTCGACATGGGCAACCCCTATAACCGCATCCGCCACCGGCACATGTGGGCCGTGTTGCAGAACGAGGCCGAACCGTTGATCGGCGCGCTGGCGATGGACACGGCCTGCGTCGTCGTCAACCTCTTCATGCTGCCGGACGAGCCCGATCTCTTCCGCCAATGCGTCGCCAACATCTCGCGCGTGCGGGCCGATTGCGACAAGTACGGCATGCCGTTGATGATCGAGCCGCTGGTGATGCAGCCGGTGACCGAGCATGGCGGCTATATGGTCGATGGCGATGCCGAGAAGATCGTGACGCTGACCCGGCTTGCGCGCGAGATGGGCGCTGACATCGTCAAGGCGGACCCGACCACTAATGCCGAGGATTTCCACCGGGTCGTCGAGGCGGCGCGTTGCCCGGTTCTGGTGCGCGGCGGCGGCAAGGAGGACTTGCGTAACGTCTTCGACAAGTCTGCGGCCTTGATGCGCCAGGGCGCAATGGGCATGGTCTATGGACGCAACATCTACCAGCACGCCAATCCGAGCGCTGTCGTGCGCGGGCTGATGGCGATCATCCATGAGGATGCCGGTGGCGAGGAAGCTTACGCGCTTTATCAGCGCGGTTGA
- a CDS encoding FGGY-family carbohydrate kinase: MREYLLGIDVGNTVIKAVIFDRTGNEIAMAAEEGHSHVPTPGHVERGLGELWSHAKVVIRACIERAGINASEIVAIGCAGHGNGLYALDRDGEPLLGIQSLDTRAAGLVEEWQAEGVADRTYPIAGQRPWPSQTPTLLAWLKRHRPEQFSKIGAVFLCKDFVVNRLTGARVSDVSDMSGAGLLDVAGRRYDAALMKAYGLGDCMGLLPDLAESADVVGRVSQEAAIETGLAAGTPVVGGLFDVVASAIGSGVTRTGAASIIAGTWSINQVIIDQPDLSNPIFMFSTFDRDRYMAIEASATSAANLEWLVRELFPHDGSDGRSPFDLCCQLAAEIEPAANDPVYHPFLYGAQQDGNARAGFYGVAGWHTKGHLVRAVLEGVAFGHRQHIATLRAAGARFDEAVLSGGGSRSQIWPQIFADVLDVPVTVARSRETGALGAAITAGAGIGLFADISAGAVAMVRTERHYRPNPALAAHYDRRFTLYGEIAAAMAPIWRRLATPEPLAREAAE; this comes from the coding sequence ATGAGAGAGTATCTGCTCGGCATCGACGTCGGAAACACCGTGATCAAGGCGGTGATTTTCGATCGCACCGGCAACGAGATCGCGATGGCAGCAGAGGAGGGGCACAGCCATGTGCCGACGCCGGGCCATGTCGAACGCGGGCTCGGCGAGCTCTGGAGCCACGCGAAGGTGGTGATCCGTGCCTGCATCGAACGTGCTGGAATCAATGCGAGCGAGATCGTGGCGATCGGGTGCGCCGGCCATGGCAATGGCCTTTATGCGCTGGACCGCGACGGCGAACCGCTCCTCGGCATCCAGTCGCTCGATACCCGCGCGGCCGGCCTCGTCGAAGAGTGGCAGGCGGAAGGCGTCGCCGATCGGACCTACCCGATCGCTGGGCAGCGGCCCTGGCCGTCGCAGACCCCGACGCTGCTTGCCTGGTTGAAGCGCCATCGCCCGGAACAGTTTTCGAAGATCGGCGCGGTCTTTCTCTGCAAGGACTTCGTTGTCAATCGCCTAACAGGCGCACGCGTCAGCGACGTTTCGGATATGAGCGGCGCAGGCCTGCTCGACGTTGCCGGCCGTCGCTATGATGCGGCGCTGATGAAAGCTTACGGTCTCGGCGATTGCATGGGCCTGCTGCCGGATCTTGCCGAGAGCGCCGATGTCGTCGGCCGGGTTAGCCAAGAGGCGGCAATTGAGACCGGGTTGGCCGCGGGCACGCCCGTCGTCGGCGGTCTCTTCGATGTGGTGGCCTCGGCAATCGGCTCGGGCGTCACCCGCACGGGTGCGGCGTCGATCATCGCCGGCACATGGAGCATCAACCAAGTCATCATCGATCAGCCGGATCTGAGCAATCCGATCTTCATGTTCTCGACCTTCGATCGAGACCGCTACATGGCGATCGAGGCAAGTGCGACGTCGGCCGCCAATCTCGAATGGCTGGTGCGAGAGCTTTTTCCGCATGACGGCAGCGATGGCCGCTCGCCCTTCGACCTTTGCTGCCAGCTGGCGGCTGAGATCGAGCCGGCTGCGAACGATCCGGTTTACCACCCGTTTCTCTACGGCGCGCAGCAGGACGGCAATGCCCGGGCGGGCTTCTACGGCGTTGCCGGCTGGCACACCAAGGGGCATCTGGTCCGCGCCGTCCTCGAAGGCGTCGCCTTCGGCCATCGCCAGCATATCGCGACGCTACGCGCAGCCGGGGCACGCTTCGATGAGGCGGTGCTTTCGGGCGGCGGGTCGCGCAGCCAGATCTGGCCACAAATCTTTGCCGATGTGCTTGATGTACCGGTGACTGTCGCGCGCTCGCGGGAGACGGGCGCGCTCGGCGCAGCGATCACGGCGGGTGCGGGCATCGGCCTCTTTGCCGACATCTCTGCGGGCGCTGTGGCGATGGTCAGGACCGAGCGCCACTACCGGCCGAACCCGGCGCTTGCCGCGCACTACGACAGGCGCTTTACGCTTTATGGCGAGATCGCCGCCGCCATGGCGCCGATCTGGCGGCGGCTGGCAACGCCTGAACCCCTGGCGCGGGAAGCGGCGGAGTGA
- a CDS encoding outer membrane protein, whose product MRHFSKFSIWSSLTLLTVLGAQQSHAADFSAPDYQDPPAFSWSGAYVGAHGGLGFTGSPNPFADRNGVALGVQAGYNMQAGPGIVGAEIEGSYLGDTEQKVNGGKLKEKWRGAIKAKAGLTFDQTLVYGTAGYAMTSYKKGGGVQNDVGFKGGYLLGAGVEQAFAGGLSAKLEYNYVTTPDVRTSTVSGSSEKDINSHVIKAGINMRF is encoded by the coding sequence ATGCGGCATTTCAGCAAGTTTTCGATCTGGTCCAGTCTCACCCTGCTCACCGTCCTTGGCGCACAGCAGTCCCATGCGGCCGACTTCTCTGCGCCCGATTATCAGGATCCGCCAGCCTTTAGCTGGAGCGGCGCCTATGTCGGCGCGCATGGCGGTCTCGGCTTCACCGGCAGCCCCAATCCCTTCGCCGATCGCAACGGCGTCGCGCTCGGCGTCCAGGCCGGCTACAACATGCAGGCCGGTCCCGGCATCGTCGGTGCGGAAATCGAGGGTTCCTATCTCGGTGACACCGAGCAAAAGGTCAACGGCGGCAAGCTCAAGGAAAAGTGGCGCGGCGCAATCAAGGCGAAGGCCGGCCTGACCTTCGACCAGACGCTGGTCTACGGCACAGCAGGCTATGCCATGACCAGCTACAAGAAGGGCGGCGGCGTTCAGAACGACGTCGGCTTCAAGGGCGGCTACCTGCTCGGCGCCGGCGTTGAACAGGCCTTTGCGGGCGGCCTCTCGGCCAAGCTCGAATACAACTACGTCACGACGCCGGATGTCCGCACCAGCACCGTTTCAGGCTCCAGTGAGAAGGACATCAACAGCCACGTCATCAAGGCCGGCATCAACATGCGCTTCTGA
- a CDS encoding sensor histidine kinase produces the protein MSTSSVNSLKKRLIWQILTFQVLLLMAVIAGFMALLTRADLGGKFLDADAASVAAGAIRSQPAGGLTLVETPQLLAMRADSPDFWFVARDARGAMIRSGPVPDAYNSIGEHLDRIAFGDMRDSVEPYTLSSIVRSVTTEDGTFTVLAGGGRLWSASFAVFLLANLLLLPIVLIVVLIPALAIPIIVRRAFAGLADMVDQAKKIDVDRRGARLPDHRVPGEVRPLVEAFNGALQRLDEGYERRQRFILDAAHELRTPVAILQTRLESMDAGPLRNRLLIDSNRIAGLAEQLLDLERIDRDGADFVSLDLVSLCRDVAADLAPLALSAGCEISFAPGVDQALVRGDAGAIERAVTNLVRNAIEHAGGLITIRVERGGVIEVTDEGPGIPERERERIFEPFHRLQPRDHGAGLGLHLVSEIIGRHKGHISVVDEPSGGACFRINLPAA, from the coding sequence ATGAGCACGTCTTCGGTCAACTCGTTGAAGAAGCGCCTGATCTGGCAGATCCTCACCTTTCAGGTGCTGCTGCTGATGGCGGTCATTGCCGGCTTCATGGCCTTGCTGACCCGCGCCGATCTCGGCGGAAAGTTCCTCGATGCCGACGCAGCGTCGGTCGCGGCCGGCGCGATCCGCTCGCAACCCGCGGGCGGGCTGACGCTGGTCGAAACACCACAGTTGCTCGCCATGCGAGCCGATTCTCCTGATTTCTGGTTCGTCGCGAGAGACGCACGGGGCGCCATGATCCGCAGCGGTCCCGTGCCGGACGCCTATAACAGCATTGGCGAACATCTGGATCGGATCGCCTTTGGCGACATGCGGGATAGCGTCGAGCCCTACACCCTCTCGTCGATCGTGCGCTCGGTGACTACGGAAGACGGAACCTTTACGGTGCTCGCGGGCGGCGGCCGGCTCTGGAGCGCATCCTTCGCGGTCTTCCTGCTGGCCAACCTTCTGCTGCTTCCGATCGTGCTGATCGTCGTGCTGATCCCCGCCCTTGCCATCCCGATCATCGTCCGGCGCGCCTTTGCCGGCCTCGCCGACATGGTCGATCAGGCCAAGAAGATCGACGTCGATCGCCGTGGCGCCCGGCTGCCCGATCACCGGGTTCCCGGCGAAGTGCGTCCGCTCGTCGAGGCATTCAACGGCGCGCTGCAGCGACTGGACGAGGGATACGAACGGCGGCAGCGCTTCATTCTGGATGCGGCACATGAACTCCGTACGCCGGTCGCCATCCTGCAGACGCGGCTTGAAAGCATGGACGCCGGGCCGCTCAGAAACCGCCTGCTGATCGATTCCAATCGGATCGCCGGACTTGCGGAACAGTTGCTGGACCTGGAGCGGATCGATCGCGACGGCGCGGACTTCGTCTCGCTCGACCTGGTATCGCTCTGCCGCGACGTGGCCGCCGATCTGGCGCCACTCGCGCTTTCGGCCGGTTGTGAGATTTCCTTCGCACCGGGCGTCGACCAGGCGCTCGTGCGCGGCGACGCCGGCGCCATCGAGCGCGCCGTCACCAACCTCGTGCGCAATGCCATCGAACATGCCGGCGGCCTCATCACCATCCGCGTCGAACGCGGCGGCGTGATCGAAGTCACTGATGAAGGTCCCGGTATTCCGGAACGCGAGCGCGAGCGGATCTTCGAGCCGTTTCACCGCCTGCAGCCGCGCGACCATGGTGCGGGCCTCGGCCTGCATCTGGTGAGCGAGATCATCGGTCGCCACAAGGGACATATCTCCGTCGTCGATGAGCCCTCGGGCGGCGCCTGCTTCCGCATCAACCTGCCTGCGGCGTAG
- a CDS encoding response regulator transcription factor produces the protein MRLLLVEDELEMATALSAALARYDMILDHAPTLDHALAALANHVHDGIILDRQLPDGDGLSLIPRVRALKSGIPVIVLTARGAVDERVRGLDMGADDYLAKPFAVEELLARIRALMRRSPDIAPMTARIGKLVFDFDGRQAQVSGQVLDLPRRELLVLETLARRQGRTVQRSTLEESVYGYDDEIQSNSLDAHVSRLRRKLAESGAGVEIHSIRGVGYLLRPTP, from the coding sequence ATGCGCCTGCTCCTTGTCGAGGACGAGCTGGAAATGGCGACGGCGCTCAGCGCCGCGCTCGCACGCTACGACATGATCCTGGATCATGCGCCAACGCTCGACCATGCATTGGCGGCGCTCGCCAATCACGTCCATGACGGCATCATCCTCGATCGGCAATTGCCCGATGGCGACGGGCTCTCGTTGATCCCACGTGTCCGGGCGCTGAAGTCCGGAATTCCCGTGATCGTTCTGACCGCGCGTGGCGCGGTCGACGAGCGTGTCCGCGGGCTCGACATGGGTGCCGACGACTATCTCGCCAAGCCCTTCGCGGTGGAGGAACTGTTGGCGCGCATCCGCGCTCTGATGCGGCGCTCGCCGGATATCGCCCCCATGACCGCACGCATCGGCAAGCTCGTCTTCGATTTCGACGGCAGGCAGGCCCAGGTGAGCGGACAGGTGCTCGACCTGCCTCGCCGGGAACTGCTGGTCCTGGAAACGCTGGCGCGGCGCCAGGGCCGCACAGTCCAGCGCTCGACGCTGGAGGAATCCGTCTACGGCTACGATGACGAGATCCAATCCAACTCGCTAGACGCTCATGTCTCGCGGCTGCGCCGGAAGCTTGCCGAGTCCGGCGCCGGCGTTGAGATCCACAGCATCCGTGGCGTCGGCTATCTGCTGAGGCCCACCCCATGA
- a CDS encoding M14 family metallopeptidase — translation MTTIFEGAFERTLATLLTTYGKEAARGTKLEAWLFDDAASRKAAEQKLASFGVKAALRSAYKPLLHFFLEEVDRAALASVVVRYPQHEGAPQNRFLLEAYPLAAIVGDAEISFEAGSARPFTYDVALTFRSGRQENHAVFAPNRIHTDFIGETLLSPTGWIRLDEGCDKHRECHLETDYERLFSGTMRAIADHAWGDSEPYFEELNIRVTLPITDFRLPVGEEVISLREALHEDFYFSLLEVFQKKSGRPLGDRGLKPGQIVPEIVFGVGKPTVIVETRPLQATDVDGEAQPIETAEAPLTVAQIHAELAAIEGQPFEAQSRAGRAVKARYRRGTDAPVMISGGQHPNETTGIVGVLRAAQTLAARADSHFTISPLENPDGYAVHQRLRVDNPLHMHHAARYTALGDDLEYRTGAALNEREIRKEAERLTGAQLHVNLHGYPSHEWTRPLSGYVPRGFAMWTLPKGFFLIMRHHADWADRAEQLIEAVTLRLAAVPGLLAYNDAQIALYETHAGETGFRIINGFPCMISIDDRHTAPLTLITEYPDETIYGDAFIAGHEAQKETVLAAYDAFQRMMAIA, via the coding sequence ATGACGACGATTTTCGAAGGCGCCTTCGAGCGCACGCTCGCTACCCTTCTCACCACCTACGGCAAGGAAGCCGCGCGTGGCACCAAGCTCGAAGCCTGGCTGTTCGACGATGCCGCCAGCCGCAAGGCCGCCGAACAGAAGCTCGCAAGCTTCGGCGTCAAGGCGGCGCTCAGGAGCGCCTACAAGCCGCTGCTGCATTTCTTCCTCGAAGAGGTCGACCGCGCGGCGCTCGCCAGCGTCGTCGTCCGCTATCCCCAACATGAAGGCGCCCCGCAGAACCGCTTCCTGCTCGAAGCCTATCCGCTCGCCGCCATCGTCGGCGATGCCGAGATAAGCTTCGAGGCTGGCAGCGCCAGGCCTTTCACCTACGATGTGGCCCTGACTTTCCGCAGCGGACGTCAGGAAAATCACGCGGTATTCGCACCGAACCGCATCCACACCGACTTCATCGGCGAAACGCTGCTGTCGCCGACCGGCTGGATCCGTCTCGACGAGGGCTGCGACAAACATCGCGAATGCCATCTGGAGACCGATTACGAGCGGCTCTTTTCCGGCACGATGCGGGCGATCGCCGATCATGCCTGGGGCGACAGCGAGCCCTATTTCGAAGAGCTCAACATCCGCGTGACCCTGCCGATCACCGACTTCCGTCTGCCCGTCGGCGAAGAGGTCATCAGCCTCCGCGAGGCTCTGCACGAGGATTTCTATTTTTCGCTGCTCGAAGTCTTCCAGAAGAAATCGGGTCGCCCACTCGGCGACCGCGGCCTGAAGCCCGGCCAGATCGTGCCGGAGATCGTCTTCGGCGTCGGCAAGCCGACCGTCATCGTTGAGACCCGGCCGCTGCAGGCGACGGATGTCGACGGCGAGGCCCAGCCGATCGAGACGGCCGAAGCGCCGCTGACGGTCGCTCAGATCCATGCCGAACTCGCCGCAATCGAAGGCCAGCCCTTCGAGGCGCAGTCGCGCGCCGGCCGCGCGGTGAAGGCCCGCTATCGCAGGGGCACCGATGCACCAGTCATGATCAGCGGCGGCCAGCATCCGAACGAGACGACGGGCATTGTCGGCGTGCTGCGCGCCGCCCAGACGCTCGCCGCCCGCGCCGACAGCCACTTCACCATCTCGCCGCTTGAAAACCCTGACGGCTATGCCGTGCACCAGCGGCTGCGGGTGGACAACCCGCTGCACATGCACCACGCCGCACGCTACACAGCACTCGGCGACGATCTCGAATACCGCACCGGTGCAGCACTCAACGAGCGCGAGATCCGCAAGGAGGCCGAGCGGCTGACCGGCGCGCAGCTGCACGTCAACCTGCACGGTTATCCCTCGCATGAATGGACGCGGCCGCTGTCGGGCTACGTGCCGCGCGGCTTTGCCATGTGGACCCTGCCCAAGGGCTTCTTCCTGATCATGCGCCATCACGCCGATTGGGCCGATCGCGCCGAGCAACTGATCGAAGCGGTTACCTTGCGGCTTGCCGCCGTCCCGGGGCTGCTTGCGTATAACGATGCCCAGATCGCGCTCTATGAGACCCATGCCGGCGAAACCGGCTTCCGTATCATCAACGGCTTCCCCTGCATGATCTCGATCGACGACCGCCACACGGCACCGCTGACGCTGATCACCGAATATCCGGACGAGACGATCTATGGCGATGCGTTCATCGCCGGTCATGAGGCCCAGAAGGAAACGGTTCTTGCTGCCTACGACGCGTTCCAGCGGATGATGGCCATCGCATAA
- a CDS encoding ABC transporter permease: MTTKAANSRFARFRNLEFILGALLTGGICLAVLLSGVLFPGGVDKIDLMARLTPPFVNWAHPLGTDPLGRDVLARVVAGGKISLLVGLTSVAGAVVVGVVMGLVSGYYRGFWDMLVMRFADVQLALPFILLAITFIAIVGGGLGNTIILLIVSQWVQYARLVRGSVLSLREREFIQSARAIGVRDYKILFQHLLPNLIGPVIVLMTLNVANNILLESSLTFLGLGVDPLIPSWGGMLADGRTYLQNAWWVSVFPGLAILLTVLGLNLLGDWLRDSLDPTGRTSR; this comes from the coding sequence ATGACGACCAAGGCTGCAAACTCCCGTTTCGCCCGTTTCCGCAATCTCGAATTCATCCTCGGCGCGCTTCTGACGGGTGGCATCTGCCTCGCAGTGCTCCTCTCCGGCGTGCTGTTTCCCGGTGGCGTCGACAAGATCGACCTGATGGCGCGGCTGACCCCACCCTTCGTCAACTGGGCGCATCCGCTCGGCACCGACCCGCTCGGCCGCGACGTGCTTGCCCGGGTGGTTGCCGGCGGCAAGATCTCGCTGCTGGTCGGCCTGACGTCGGTCGCCGGCGCTGTCGTCGTCGGCGTCGTCATGGGGCTCGTCTCGGGTTACTATCGCGGCTTCTGGGACATGCTCGTCATGCGCTTTGCCGACGTGCAGCTGGCGCTCCCCTTCATCCTGCTCGCGATCACCTTCATCGCCATCGTCGGTGGCGGGCTTGGCAATACCATCATCCTGCTGATCGTGTCGCAATGGGTGCAGTATGCCCGTCTCGTGCGCGGATCTGTGCTGTCGCTGCGCGAACGCGAGTTCATCCAATCGGCCCGCGCAATCGGCGTGCGCGACTACAAAATCCTGTTCCAGCACCTGCTTCCGAATCTCATCGGTCCGGTCATCGTGCTGATGACGCTGAACGTCGCCAACAACATCCTGCTCGAAAGCAGCCTTACCTTCCTCGGCCTCGGCGTCGATCCGCTGATCCCGAGCTGGGGCGGCATGCTGGCCGACGGCCGCACCTACCTGCAGAACGCCTGGTGGGTCAGCGTCTTCCCGGGCCTTGCAATCCTGCTCACCGTTCTCGGCCTCAATCTTCTCGGCGACTGGCTGCGCGACAGCCTCGACCCAACCGGTAGAACCTCACGATGA
- a CDS encoding ABC transporter permease, with amino-acid sequence MAGFLIKRFLQAVFVVFVVTLTVSYAIRFTGDPALMLAQGAGSVTEADLVRIREGLGLNQPFLAQYADFIKGMFTLDFGRSFLGGTPVSQLIATALPATMLLAFTSLIVSILISVPLGIRAAVARGKWADQAIRILSLIGLSFPNFWLAIMLVLLFSIVLKWLPPSGMDGFASFIMPALTMGIILTATNVRLVRTAMLETLQSQYIMVARAKGLSESKVLYKHALRNCAIPLITYFGLQFGGLLGGIVVVELVFNWPGMGTLAFDAVASRDYPVLQAVITVLSLMIVFVNLLVDIAYGLVDPRIRTE; translated from the coding sequence TTGGCCGGATTTCTGATCAAACGTTTTCTGCAGGCGGTCTTCGTCGTGTTCGTCGTGACACTGACCGTCTCCTATGCCATCCGGTTTACCGGTGACCCCGCGCTGATGCTCGCGCAGGGTGCGGGCAGCGTGACCGAGGCAGACCTCGTGCGCATCCGCGAGGGGCTCGGCCTCAATCAGCCGTTCCTCGCGCAATATGCCGATTTCATCAAAGGCATGTTTACCCTCGATTTCGGCCGTTCGTTCCTCGGCGGCACCCCGGTTTCGCAGCTGATTGCCACGGCACTGCCGGCAACCATGCTGCTCGCCTTCACCTCGCTGATCGTTTCGATCCTCATTTCCGTTCCGCTCGGCATCCGTGCCGCCGTCGCACGCGGCAAATGGGCCGACCAGGCGATCCGCATCCTGTCGCTGATCGGGCTTTCCTTCCCGAACTTCTGGCTGGCGATCATGCTGGTGCTGTTGTTCTCGATCGTGCTCAAATGGCTGCCGCCGAGCGGAATGGACGGTTTCGCGAGCTTTATCATGCCCGCGCTGACCATGGGCATCATCCTGACGGCGACGAACGTGCGGCTGGTGCGCACCGCCATGCTCGAAACCCTGCAATCGCAATACATCATGGTTGCCCGCGCCAAGGGCCTCAGCGAAAGCAAGGTGCTCTACAAGCATGCGCTTCGTAACTGCGCGATCCCGCTGATCACCTATTTCGGCCTGCAGTTCGGCGGCCTGCTCGGCGGCATCGTCGTCGTCGAGCTCGTGTTCAACTGGCCGGGCATGGGCACGCTCGCCTTCGATGCGGTCGCGTCCCGCGACTATCCCGTGCTCCAGGCGGTCATCACCGTGCTCTCGCTGATGATCGTGTTCGTCAATCTTCTGGTCGATATCGCCTATGGCCTCGTCGACCCGCGCATCCGGACGGAGTGA